In Populus alba chromosome 1, ASM523922v2, whole genome shotgun sequence, a single window of DNA contains:
- the LOC118032981 gene encoding phosphoinositide phospholipase C 2 isoform X1, whose translation MSRQSFKVCFCFRRIFKLRVLEPPEDVKILFDQYSQNGTMSLDNLRGFLVEFQGEYNATRDDAQAIFNSLKHLNIFSRRGLHLEAFFRYLLGDLNGPLSPSRVVHHDMTQPLAHYFLYTGHNSYLTGNQLSSDSSVEPIIKALRRGVRVIELDLWPGSKKDEVEVRHGGTLTNPVDLLNCLNAIKDNAFQASEYPVVITFEDHLPANLQEQVAEMVTKTFEDMLYRPETDQLREFPSPESLKKKVMISTKPPKESKISSKKEQWNGETASKSDTETCDEVNPEFTHSGLIFNASRINLFLIYVFMYFTEQDEVDEGESLQEEDEEMTVSEYRHLISINAGKPKGALQNWLSIDEKKVRRLSLSEQELENATRRHGADIVRFTQRNLLRVYPKGTRITSSNYNPFVGWAHGAQMVAFNMQGYGKHLWVMQGMFKANGGCGYVKKPDFLLSNEVFDPSVRLPVKKILKVTIYMGEGWDLDFRRTHFDMYSPPDFFVKVGIAGVPADKAMHKTKAIEDDWLPVWNEKFEFKLTVPELAVLRITVLEYDTSGQHDFGGQTCLPISELRTGIRAIPLHDRRGDKYKNTKLLVQFELN comes from the exons ATGTCTAggcagtctttcaaagtctgcTTCTGTTTCAGGAGAATATTCAAGCTCAGGGTGCTTGAGCCTCCTGAAGACGTCAAGATCCTTTTTGACCAATACTCGCAGAATGGAACCATGTCTCTTGATAATCTACGCGGTTTCTTGGTTGAGTTTCAAGGAGAGTACAATGCCACCAGAGATGATGCTCAGGCTATCTTCAATAGTCTGAAGCATCTCAACATCTTCTCAAGAAGGGGCCTCCATCTTGAAGCCTTCTTCCGATATCTTCTTGGAGACCTTAACGGACCTCTCTCTCCATCTAGGGTG GTGCATCATGACATGACTCAACCACTGGCTCATTATTTCCTGTACACCGGCCATAACTCCTACTTGACTGGAAATCAACTAAGCAGCGATAGCAGTGTTGAACCTATTATAAAGGCTTTGAGGAGAGGTGTAAGGGTAATTGAACTAGATTTGTGGCCAGGTTCCAAGAAAGACGAGGTGGAGGTTCGCCATGGAGG GACACTCACTAATCCAGTGGACCTCCTCAATTGCTTGAATGCCATCAAGGACAATGCTTTTCAGGCATCTGAATATCCAGTTGTGATAACCTTTGAAGACCACCTACCTGCAAATCTTCAGGAACAGGTTGCAGAG ATGGTCACTAAAACATTTGAAGACATGCTGTACCGTCCCGAGACAGATCAATTACGGGAATTTCCATCACCAGAGTCATTGAAGAAAAAGGTTATGATTTCAACTAAACCACCAAAAGAgtcaaaaatatcatcaaagaaAGAACAATGGAATGGTGAGACAGCTTCCAAAAGTGATACCGAAACTTGTGATGAGGTGAATCCGGAATTTACTCATTCTGGTCTAATTTTCAATGCTTCAAgaattaacctttttttaatttacgtaTTCATGTATTTCACTGAGCAGGATGAGGTAGACGAGGGAGAAAGTCTtcaagaagaagatgaggagaTGACAGTTTCTGAATACAGGCATTTAATTTCCATTAACGCAGGGAAGCCGAAAGGTGCATTACAAAACTGGCTGAGCATAGATGAGAAAAAAGTAAGACGTCTAAGCCTGAGTGAACAAGAACTTGAAAATGCTACGAGAAGACATGGAGCTGACATTGTCAg GTTCACACAGCGTAATTTGTTGAGAGTGTACCCCAAAGGTACACGCATTACTTCTTCCAATTACAATCCTTTTGTTGGGTGGGCGCATGGAGCTCAAATGGTTGCATTTAATATGCAG GGCTATGGGAAGCACCTGTGGGTTATGCAAGGGATGTTTAAAGCCAATGGAGGCTGTGGTTATGTAAAAAAACCTGATTTTTTATTGAGTAACGAGGTTTTCGATCCTAGTGTGCGATTACCGGTTAAGAAAATTCTGAAG GTGACAATTTACATGGGGGAAGGTTGGGATTTGGATTTTCGGCGCACGCATTTTGATATGTATTCTCCACCAGACTTCTTTGTAAAA GTTGGAATTGCGGGAGTCCCTGCGGATAAAGCTAtgcataaaacaaaagcaattGAAGATGACTGGCTACCAGTGTGGAATGAGAAATTTGAGTTCAAACTTACTGTTCCTGAATTGGCCGTGCTTAGAATTACAGTCCTCGAGTACGACACTTCTGGACAGCATGACTTCGGAGGCCAAACATGTTTACCTATATCAGAGCTGAGAACCGGGATTCGAGCAATCCCATTACATGATCGTAGAGGAGATAAGTACAAGAACACAAAACTTCTCGTGCAATTTGAACTTAATTGA
- the LOC118032981 gene encoding phosphoinositide phospholipase C 2 isoform X2 yields MSRQSFKVCFCFRRIFKLRVLEPPEDVKILFDQYSQNGTMSLDNLRGFLVEFQGEYNATRDDAQAIFNSLKHLNIFSRRGLHLEAFFRYLLGDLNGPLSPSRVVHHDMTQPLAHYFLYTGHNSYLTGNQLSSDSSVEPIIKALRRGVRVIELDLWPGSKKDEVEVRHGGTLTNPVDLLNCLNAIKDNAFQASEYPVVITFEDHLPANLQEQVAEMVTKTFEDMLYRPETDQLREFPSPESLKKKVMISTKPPKESKISSKKEQWNGETASKSDTETCDEDEVDEGESLQEEDEEMTVSEYRHLISINAGKPKGALQNWLSIDEKKVRRLSLSEQELENATRRHGADIVRFTQRNLLRVYPKGTRITSSNYNPFVGWAHGAQMVAFNMQGYGKHLWVMQGMFKANGGCGYVKKPDFLLSNEVFDPSVRLPVKKILKVTIYMGEGWDLDFRRTHFDMYSPPDFFVKVGIAGVPADKAMHKTKAIEDDWLPVWNEKFEFKLTVPELAVLRITVLEYDTSGQHDFGGQTCLPISELRTGIRAIPLHDRRGDKYKNTKLLVQFELN; encoded by the exons ATGTCTAggcagtctttcaaagtctgcTTCTGTTTCAGGAGAATATTCAAGCTCAGGGTGCTTGAGCCTCCTGAAGACGTCAAGATCCTTTTTGACCAATACTCGCAGAATGGAACCATGTCTCTTGATAATCTACGCGGTTTCTTGGTTGAGTTTCAAGGAGAGTACAATGCCACCAGAGATGATGCTCAGGCTATCTTCAATAGTCTGAAGCATCTCAACATCTTCTCAAGAAGGGGCCTCCATCTTGAAGCCTTCTTCCGATATCTTCTTGGAGACCTTAACGGACCTCTCTCTCCATCTAGGGTG GTGCATCATGACATGACTCAACCACTGGCTCATTATTTCCTGTACACCGGCCATAACTCCTACTTGACTGGAAATCAACTAAGCAGCGATAGCAGTGTTGAACCTATTATAAAGGCTTTGAGGAGAGGTGTAAGGGTAATTGAACTAGATTTGTGGCCAGGTTCCAAGAAAGACGAGGTGGAGGTTCGCCATGGAGG GACACTCACTAATCCAGTGGACCTCCTCAATTGCTTGAATGCCATCAAGGACAATGCTTTTCAGGCATCTGAATATCCAGTTGTGATAACCTTTGAAGACCACCTACCTGCAAATCTTCAGGAACAGGTTGCAGAG ATGGTCACTAAAACATTTGAAGACATGCTGTACCGTCCCGAGACAGATCAATTACGGGAATTTCCATCACCAGAGTCATTGAAGAAAAAGGTTATGATTTCAACTAAACCACCAAAAGAgtcaaaaatatcatcaaagaaAGAACAATGGAATGGTGAGACAGCTTCCAAAAGTGATACCGAAACTTGTGATGAG GATGAGGTAGACGAGGGAGAAAGTCTtcaagaagaagatgaggagaTGACAGTTTCTGAATACAGGCATTTAATTTCCATTAACGCAGGGAAGCCGAAAGGTGCATTACAAAACTGGCTGAGCATAGATGAGAAAAAAGTAAGACGTCTAAGCCTGAGTGAACAAGAACTTGAAAATGCTACGAGAAGACATGGAGCTGACATTGTCAg GTTCACACAGCGTAATTTGTTGAGAGTGTACCCCAAAGGTACACGCATTACTTCTTCCAATTACAATCCTTTTGTTGGGTGGGCGCATGGAGCTCAAATGGTTGCATTTAATATGCAG GGCTATGGGAAGCACCTGTGGGTTATGCAAGGGATGTTTAAAGCCAATGGAGGCTGTGGTTATGTAAAAAAACCTGATTTTTTATTGAGTAACGAGGTTTTCGATCCTAGTGTGCGATTACCGGTTAAGAAAATTCTGAAG GTGACAATTTACATGGGGGAAGGTTGGGATTTGGATTTTCGGCGCACGCATTTTGATATGTATTCTCCACCAGACTTCTTTGTAAAA GTTGGAATTGCGGGAGTCCCTGCGGATAAAGCTAtgcataaaacaaaagcaattGAAGATGACTGGCTACCAGTGTGGAATGAGAAATTTGAGTTCAAACTTACTGTTCCTGAATTGGCCGTGCTTAGAATTACAGTCCTCGAGTACGACACTTCTGGACAGCATGACTTCGGAGGCCAAACATGTTTACCTATATCAGAGCTGAGAACCGGGATTCGAGCAATCCCATTACATGATCGTAGAGGAGATAAGTACAAGAACACAAAACTTCTCGTGCAATTTGAACTTAATTGA
- the LOC118032981 gene encoding phosphoinositide phospholipase C 2 isoform X3, with protein sequence MSRQSFKVCFCFRRIFKLRVLEPPEDVKILFDQYSQNGTMSLDNLRGFLVEFQGEYNATRDDAQAIFNSLKHLNIFSRRGLHLEAFFRYLLGDLNGPLSPSRVHHDMTQPLAHYFLYTGHNSYLTGNQLSSDSSVEPIIKALRRGVRVIELDLWPGSKKDEVEVRHGGTLTNPVDLLNCLNAIKDNAFQASEYPVVITFEDHLPANLQEQVAEMVTKTFEDMLYRPETDQLREFPSPESLKKKVMISTKPPKESKISSKKEQWNGETASKSDTETCDEDEVDEGESLQEEDEEMTVSEYRHLISINAGKPKGALQNWLSIDEKKVRRLSLSEQELENATRRHGADIVRFTQRNLLRVYPKGTRITSSNYNPFVGWAHGAQMVAFNMQGYGKHLWVMQGMFKANGGCGYVKKPDFLLSNEVFDPSVRLPVKKILKVTIYMGEGWDLDFRRTHFDMYSPPDFFVKVGIAGVPADKAMHKTKAIEDDWLPVWNEKFEFKLTVPELAVLRITVLEYDTSGQHDFGGQTCLPISELRTGIRAIPLHDRRGDKYKNTKLLVQFELN encoded by the exons ATGTCTAggcagtctttcaaagtctgcTTCTGTTTCAGGAGAATATTCAAGCTCAGGGTGCTTGAGCCTCCTGAAGACGTCAAGATCCTTTTTGACCAATACTCGCAGAATGGAACCATGTCTCTTGATAATCTACGCGGTTTCTTGGTTGAGTTTCAAGGAGAGTACAATGCCACCAGAGATGATGCTCAGGCTATCTTCAATAGTCTGAAGCATCTCAACATCTTCTCAAGAAGGGGCCTCCATCTTGAAGCCTTCTTCCGATATCTTCTTGGAGACCTTAACGGACCTCTCTCTCCATCTAGG GTGCATCATGACATGACTCAACCACTGGCTCATTATTTCCTGTACACCGGCCATAACTCCTACTTGACTGGAAATCAACTAAGCAGCGATAGCAGTGTTGAACCTATTATAAAGGCTTTGAGGAGAGGTGTAAGGGTAATTGAACTAGATTTGTGGCCAGGTTCCAAGAAAGACGAGGTGGAGGTTCGCCATGGAGG GACACTCACTAATCCAGTGGACCTCCTCAATTGCTTGAATGCCATCAAGGACAATGCTTTTCAGGCATCTGAATATCCAGTTGTGATAACCTTTGAAGACCACCTACCTGCAAATCTTCAGGAACAGGTTGCAGAG ATGGTCACTAAAACATTTGAAGACATGCTGTACCGTCCCGAGACAGATCAATTACGGGAATTTCCATCACCAGAGTCATTGAAGAAAAAGGTTATGATTTCAACTAAACCACCAAAAGAgtcaaaaatatcatcaaagaaAGAACAATGGAATGGTGAGACAGCTTCCAAAAGTGATACCGAAACTTGTGATGAG GATGAGGTAGACGAGGGAGAAAGTCTtcaagaagaagatgaggagaTGACAGTTTCTGAATACAGGCATTTAATTTCCATTAACGCAGGGAAGCCGAAAGGTGCATTACAAAACTGGCTGAGCATAGATGAGAAAAAAGTAAGACGTCTAAGCCTGAGTGAACAAGAACTTGAAAATGCTACGAGAAGACATGGAGCTGACATTGTCAg GTTCACACAGCGTAATTTGTTGAGAGTGTACCCCAAAGGTACACGCATTACTTCTTCCAATTACAATCCTTTTGTTGGGTGGGCGCATGGAGCTCAAATGGTTGCATTTAATATGCAG GGCTATGGGAAGCACCTGTGGGTTATGCAAGGGATGTTTAAAGCCAATGGAGGCTGTGGTTATGTAAAAAAACCTGATTTTTTATTGAGTAACGAGGTTTTCGATCCTAGTGTGCGATTACCGGTTAAGAAAATTCTGAAG GTGACAATTTACATGGGGGAAGGTTGGGATTTGGATTTTCGGCGCACGCATTTTGATATGTATTCTCCACCAGACTTCTTTGTAAAA GTTGGAATTGCGGGAGTCCCTGCGGATAAAGCTAtgcataaaacaaaagcaattGAAGATGACTGGCTACCAGTGTGGAATGAGAAATTTGAGTTCAAACTTACTGTTCCTGAATTGGCCGTGCTTAGAATTACAGTCCTCGAGTACGACACTTCTGGACAGCATGACTTCGGAGGCCAAACATGTTTACCTATATCAGAGCTGAGAACCGGGATTCGAGCAATCCCATTACATGATCGTAGAGGAGATAAGTACAAGAACACAAAACTTCTCGTGCAATTTGAACTTAATTGA
- the LOC118032981 gene encoding phosphoinositide phospholipase C 2 isoform X4: MSRQSFKVCFCFRRIFKLRVLEPPEDVKILFDQYSQNGTMSLDNLRGFLVEFQGEYNATRDDAQAIFNSLKHLNIFSRRGLHLEAFFRYLLGDLNGPLSPSRVVHHDMTQPLAHYFLYTGHNSYLTGNQLSSDSSVEPIIKALRRGVRVIELDLWPGSKKDEVEVRHGGTLTNPVDLLNCLNAIKDNAFQASEYPVVITFEDHLPANLQEQVAEMVTKTFEDMLYRPETDQLREFPSPESLKKKVMISTKPPKESKISSKKEQWNGETASKSDTETCDEDEVDEGESLQEEDEEMTVSEYRHLISINAGKPKGALQNWLSIDEKKVRRLSLSEQELENATRRHGADIVRFTQRNLLRVYPKGTRITSSNYNPFVGWAHGAQMVAFNMQGYGKHLWVMQGMFKANGGCGYVKKPDFLLSNEVFDPSVRLPVKKILKVTIYMGEGWDLDFRRTHFDMYSPPDFFVKEF; encoded by the exons ATGTCTAggcagtctttcaaagtctgcTTCTGTTTCAGGAGAATATTCAAGCTCAGGGTGCTTGAGCCTCCTGAAGACGTCAAGATCCTTTTTGACCAATACTCGCAGAATGGAACCATGTCTCTTGATAATCTACGCGGTTTCTTGGTTGAGTTTCAAGGAGAGTACAATGCCACCAGAGATGATGCTCAGGCTATCTTCAATAGTCTGAAGCATCTCAACATCTTCTCAAGAAGGGGCCTCCATCTTGAAGCCTTCTTCCGATATCTTCTTGGAGACCTTAACGGACCTCTCTCTCCATCTAGGGTG GTGCATCATGACATGACTCAACCACTGGCTCATTATTTCCTGTACACCGGCCATAACTCCTACTTGACTGGAAATCAACTAAGCAGCGATAGCAGTGTTGAACCTATTATAAAGGCTTTGAGGAGAGGTGTAAGGGTAATTGAACTAGATTTGTGGCCAGGTTCCAAGAAAGACGAGGTGGAGGTTCGCCATGGAGG GACACTCACTAATCCAGTGGACCTCCTCAATTGCTTGAATGCCATCAAGGACAATGCTTTTCAGGCATCTGAATATCCAGTTGTGATAACCTTTGAAGACCACCTACCTGCAAATCTTCAGGAACAGGTTGCAGAG ATGGTCACTAAAACATTTGAAGACATGCTGTACCGTCCCGAGACAGATCAATTACGGGAATTTCCATCACCAGAGTCATTGAAGAAAAAGGTTATGATTTCAACTAAACCACCAAAAGAgtcaaaaatatcatcaaagaaAGAACAATGGAATGGTGAGACAGCTTCCAAAAGTGATACCGAAACTTGTGATGAG GATGAGGTAGACGAGGGAGAAAGTCTtcaagaagaagatgaggagaTGACAGTTTCTGAATACAGGCATTTAATTTCCATTAACGCAGGGAAGCCGAAAGGTGCATTACAAAACTGGCTGAGCATAGATGAGAAAAAAGTAAGACGTCTAAGCCTGAGTGAACAAGAACTTGAAAATGCTACGAGAAGACATGGAGCTGACATTGTCAg GTTCACACAGCGTAATTTGTTGAGAGTGTACCCCAAAGGTACACGCATTACTTCTTCCAATTACAATCCTTTTGTTGGGTGGGCGCATGGAGCTCAAATGGTTGCATTTAATATGCAG GGCTATGGGAAGCACCTGTGGGTTATGCAAGGGATGTTTAAAGCCAATGGAGGCTGTGGTTATGTAAAAAAACCTGATTTTTTATTGAGTAACGAGGTTTTCGATCCTAGTGTGCGATTACCGGTTAAGAAAATTCTGAAG GTGACAATTTACATGGGGGAAGGTTGGGATTTGGATTTTCGGCGCACGCATTTTGATATGTATTCTCCACCAGACTTCTTTGTAAAA GAATTTTAA
- the LOC118032980 gene encoding putative serine/threonine-protein kinase-like protein CCR3: MTVKLSYLSTILFVAITPSLLHVAVVKSLGTASTIAITYSTPTACGIVAGEPTQRVQCYQNGQAISLQPNISFEAISGGLNFLCGLRSGGLAVLCWETAAISHFSSLQPKRIYYSNTVRLTDLTVGDVQVCAREVNSGMVKCWRGVGRGKSSFPSPGVALKFSTITSGSGFTCGILMNNSRVHCWGNSDVGTEIERQFGNLTMLNLVAGESHACGLARSGVLVCKGSNGSGQLDAPFNSAFEFSALALGANFTCSIEQRNGLVKCWGEANKFQLDSYISENDSLDLIVAGLNFICGLTTRNLSMICWGMGWSNGLSHGDDLPLGTIIPGSCVQSSCSTCGMYPNSETLCGGSGSICKSCQIERPLALPLPPITRPPSEEPQPVLQVKSRNKISLPFLIVGSVGALAGIGTIVYFLSIFLHKRYSNTVQPSTTDVNLNIGASVNRDSTAPPLRLFSIRSYGSRRLGQQRNGSSSRRTEKTESFSLSELLAATNNFSSENKIGSGSFGTVYKGKLPDGREVAIKRGETGMKTRKLQEKEIAFDSELALLSRLHHKHLLELIGFCEENDERLLVYEYMSNRSLHDHLHSKENTEKSSSILNSWKMRIKIALDAARGIEYLHNYAVPPIIHRDIKSSNILLDANWTAKVSDFGLSLMEPESDQEFMSTRAAGTVGYIDPEYYVLNVLTAKSDVYGLGVVLLELLTGKRAVFKNDEDGVVPMGLVEYATPLIAKGMLQNVLDKRVGLPEMQETEAVELMAYTAMHSVNLEGKQRPNIIDIVANLERAVALCEEVCTSCCTAAFSIPSD, from the coding sequence ATGACAGTCAAGCTTTCCTATCTCTCCACAATCCTTTTCGTGGCTATCACCCCCTCATTGCTCCATGTTGCTGTGGTCAAAAGTCTTGGCACTGCCTCCACCATTGCCATCACGTATAGTACTCCTACTGCCTGTGGTATCGTCGCCGGGGAACCAACCCAACGAGTTCAGTGCTACCAAAATGGTCAGGCCATTTCCTTGCAACCGAATATTTCTTTTGAAGCTATTTCTGGAGGCCTGAACTTCTTGTGTGGCCTCAGGTCTGGAGGCCTGGCAGTTCTATGTTGGGAGACTGCCGCTATATCTCATTTTTCAAGCTTGCAACCAAAGCGCATATACTACAGCAACACTGTCAGATTGACTGATCTAACAGTTGGAGATGTCCAGGTTTGTGCTAGAGAGGTCAACTCTGGCATGGTTAAGTGCTGGAGAGGAGTTGGGAGAGGTAAGTCTTCTTTTCCATCACCTGGGGTGGCTTTAAAATTTAGTACAATCACATCTGGTAGTGGTTTTACCTGTGGGATTTTGATGAATAATAGTAGAGTTCACTGTTGGGGTAATAGTGATGTGGGAACTGAGATTGAGAGACAGTTTGGCAATTTGACTATGTTAAACTTGGTTGCTGGAGAGTCTCATGCTTGTGGATTGGCTAGGAGTGGAGTTTTGGTCTGTAAAGGGAGCAATGGTTCAGGACAATTGGATGCTCCTTTTAATTCAGCTTTTGAATTTTCAGCACTTGCACTAGGAGCAAATTTTACTTGTTCTATTGAGCAAAGAAATGGACTGGTAAAATGCTGGGGAGAAGCTAATAAATTTCAACTGGATAGTTACATATCAGAGAATGATTCACTAGATTTGATTGTTGCTGGTTTGAATTTCATATGTGGGCTTACAACAAGGAATTTATCGATGATTTGTTGGGGAATGGGATGGTCTAATGGTCTTAGTCATGGAGATGATCTTCCATTAGGAACAATAATTCCAGGTTCCTGTGTTCAGTCTTCATGCAGCACTTGTGGTATGTATCCGAATTCTGAGACTTTATGCGGTGGCTCTGGGAGTATCTGCAAATCATGCCAGATTGAACGGCCACTTGCATTGCCATTGCCACCGATAACACGACCTCCATCCGAAGAACCGCAACCAGTCCTTCAAGTGAAGTCAAGAAACAAgatttctttgccttttctGATCGTCGGTTCTGTTGGTGCTTTAGCAGGGATTGGCACTATTGTTTATTTCTTAAgcatatttttacataaaagatATAGCAATACTGTGCAACCGTCAACTACTGATGTAAATTTGAATATTGGTGCTTCAGTGAACAGGGATTCTACTGCCCCACCTTTAAGATTATTTTCCATCAGGAGTTATGGCTCACGAAGGTTAGGACAGCAGAGAAACGGGTCCTCTTCCAGGCGTACAGAAAAGACAGAGAGCTTTTCCCTATCAGAGCTTCTTGCTGCTACCAACAATTTCTCATCGGAAAACAAGATTGGTTCCGGGAGCTTTGGCACTGTTTACAAAGGCAAACTTCCTGATGGTCGTGAAGTGGCCATTAAAAGAGGAGAAACTGGTATGAAGACGAGGAAACTCCAGGAGAAAGAAATTGCATTTGATTCCGAACTAGCACTTTTATCCCGGCTTCACCATAAGCATCTACTGGAGCTTATAGGTTTCtgtgaagaaaatgatgaaaggCTTTTGGTCTACGAGTACATGAGCAACAGGTCTCTCCATGATCATTTGCATAGCAAGGAAAATACTGAAAAGAGTAGCAGCATTTTGAATTCCTGGAAAATGAGGATCAAGATTGCATTAGACGCGGCTAGAGGAATTGAGTATCTGCACAACTATGCAGTGCCACCTATTATTCATAGAGACATCAAGTCCTCCAACATTCTGCTCGATGCAAATTGGACAGCTAAAGTATCTGATTTTGGATTATCACTAATGGAGCCAGAATCTGATCAAGAATTCATGTCAACCAGGGCAGCTGGGACAGTAGGATATATTGATCCTGAGTATTATGTATTGAATGTGTTAACAGCAAAAAGTGATGTTTATGGTTTAGGAGTGGTATTATTAGAACTTCTGACGGGAAAGAGGGCTGTGTTCAAGAACGATGAAGACGGTGTGGTCCCAATGGGACTTGTAGAGTACGCAACGCCATTGATAGCGAAAGGGATGCTGCAGAATGTGCTGGATAAAAGGGTGGGGCTACCGGAGATGCAAGAGACTGAAGCAGTGGAGCTTATGGCCTATACTGCAATGCATTCTGTAAATTTGGAGGGAAAGCAGAGGCCTAATATTATTGACATAGTTGCTAATTTGGAAAGAGCAGTGGCTCTCTGTGAAGAGGTCTGCACTAGTTGCTGTACGGCCGCATTCTCCATTCCTTCAGATTGA